One window of the Streptomyces sp. ITFR-21 genome contains the following:
- a CDS encoding helix-turn-helix transcriptional regulator yields the protein MSSDDTGAPATPTEPEPIRFGQRLQILRERRGMTREVLAGLVGKSTETIRAIEKGRHKAPGLDMVLALAEALRVRDLTDLVGTHTGRPAVGLFAGPGHARLPEVRDAINSLSLTTRHEAPPAAHLQARLGRAWSARHSSPDHREVIGRLLPDLIRDAQLAVRQAEAAVDRRAAQAVLSEVYSLSQFFIAYQADAAELLWRVAERGMVAAQEAEDPHAIGVAAWLAAQAHRDSGPGHYDAADAVTLEVLQYLEPLLPDATTPVLAIAGALRFEAGYTAARRGDTGTAWAYWDQARTVADRLPADYYHPATSFSRAIMGAHATTVAVELHAGGEAARQAVRAEAAVIPSRPRRARHRIEQARAWQLDGQPDVALATLAQAHEAAPETIRYNGYARKILLEETESTVAARRERAARLAVKIGLLS from the coding sequence ATGTCCTCCGATGATACCGGTGCACCCGCGACACCCACAGAACCTGAACCGATCAGGTTCGGACAGAGACTCCAAATCCTCCGAGAGCGCCGAGGTATGACCCGCGAAGTGCTGGCCGGCCTCGTCGGCAAAAGTACCGAGACCATCCGCGCCATCGAGAAGGGGCGGCACAAGGCGCCCGGCCTGGACATGGTCCTCGCGCTGGCCGAAGCACTCAGGGTCCGAGACCTGACCGATCTGGTCGGGACCCATACCGGCCGGCCGGCTGTTGGCCTGTTCGCCGGCCCCGGCCATGCCCGGCTTCCCGAAGTCCGTGACGCGATCAACTCCCTGTCGCTGACGACCCGCCACGAAGCGCCGCCTGCCGCGCACCTTCAAGCCCGGCTTGGCCGCGCATGGTCGGCCAGGCATTCCTCCCCTGATCATCGCGAGGTCATCGGGCGCCTCCTCCCCGACCTGATCCGAGACGCGCAACTCGCAGTCCGCCAAGCCGAGGCCGCCGTCGACCGGCGCGCGGCGCAGGCCGTGCTTTCGGAGGTGTACTCACTGTCGCAGTTCTTCATCGCCTATCAGGCCGATGCTGCTGAGCTGCTGTGGCGGGTTGCTGAGCGGGGAATGGTTGCCGCCCAGGAGGCGGAGGACCCGCACGCCATTGGCGTGGCCGCATGGCTGGCTGCACAGGCCCACCGCGACTCCGGACCGGGCCACTACGACGCGGCCGACGCTGTCACCCTGGAGGTGTTGCAGTATCTCGAACCGCTGCTGCCGGATGCGACCACCCCGGTCCTCGCCATTGCCGGCGCCTTGCGGTTCGAGGCCGGGTACACCGCGGCGCGGCGCGGCGACACCGGCACCGCGTGGGCGTACTGGGACCAGGCGAGGACGGTCGCTGATCGGCTGCCTGCCGACTACTACCACCCCGCCACTTCCTTTTCGCGCGCCATCATGGGCGCCCATGCGACGACAGTGGCAGTCGAGTTGCACGCGGGCGGTGAGGCGGCGAGGCAGGCTGTCCGTGCAGAGGCCGCCGTCATCCCGTCCCGGCCCCGGCGGGCTAGGCACAGGATCGAGCAGGCCCGGGCGTGGCAGTTGGACGGGCAACCTGACGTGGCACTGGCGACCCTCGCCCAGGCGCATGAAGCGGCTCCCGAGACGATCCGCTACAACGGCTACGCGAGGAAGATCCTCCTGGAGGAAACTGAGTCGACTGTCGCGGCGCGGCGAGAGCGGGCCGCCCGGCTCGCGGTCAAGATCGGACTGCTGTCCTGA
- a CDS encoding winged helix-turn-helix domain-containing protein: protein MAIDPDAQIDHDGPVTPYRQLADILRARIARGDWAPGRRIASETDLVQEYGLARTTVRRAIAVLRDDGTVVVVPQRGTFTADHPAPPQG from the coding sequence ATGGCGATTGATCCCGATGCCCAGATTGATCACGATGGTCCGGTGACGCCCTACCGGCAGCTCGCCGACATCCTCCGGGCGCGCATCGCCCGCGGCGACTGGGCACCCGGACGGCGCATCGCGTCCGAGACGGACCTGGTACAGGAGTACGGGCTGGCCCGGACCACGGTCCGCCGGGCCATCGCGGTACTGCGCGACGACGGCACCGTCGTCGTGGTCCCCCAGCGGGGGACGTTCACCGCGGACCACCCCGCGCCGCCGCAGGGGTAG
- a CDS encoding M56 family metallopeptidase, translating into MTVPFVLLVLGALAAATAPRLLSRADWPEREPVLALWVWQCVVAAVLLCCVLAMALTASAAWAAVRGHVFAFAPRGVESAYGLSAYGGWSGTLAITLALGGVWTATMLTREVRRARARRRRRRGELRTRAPRLPDEQVPPGERLVVLEDARSDAWWLSGAEPQLVITTAALRRLKGRSLDAVLAHEQGHARARHDVLLHCAGALAGGFPQVPVFAAFRDQVHHLVELAADDTASRRFGRLTTALALVELNEGRGVFGPGPASPGALPGRVNRLLDPAPRLTVGRRLRVTALALLAPAVPLLIAFGPGLHALT; encoded by the coding sequence ATGACGGTCCCGTTCGTGCTGCTGGTCCTCGGCGCACTTGCGGCGGCTACGGCGCCGCGTCTGCTCTCCCGTGCCGACTGGCCGGAGCGCGAACCGGTGCTGGCCCTGTGGGTCTGGCAGTGCGTGGTCGCCGCGGTACTGCTGTGCTGCGTGCTGGCCATGGCACTGACCGCCTCGGCCGCCTGGGCCGCGGTCCGCGGACACGTCTTCGCCTTCGCGCCGCGCGGTGTGGAGAGCGCCTACGGCCTGTCCGCGTACGGCGGCTGGTCCGGGACGCTGGCCATCACGCTCGCGCTCGGCGGTGTGTGGACGGCGACGATGCTCACCCGGGAGGTGCGGCGCGCCCGCGCCCGCCGCCGACGGCGGCGGGGCGAGCTGCGGACCCGCGCGCCCCGGCTGCCCGACGAGCAGGTGCCGCCCGGCGAGCGGCTGGTCGTCCTGGAGGACGCGCGCTCCGACGCGTGGTGGCTGTCCGGCGCCGAACCACAGCTGGTGATCACCACGGCCGCGCTGCGCCGTCTGAAGGGCCGCAGCCTGGACGCGGTGCTGGCCCACGAGCAGGGCCACGCCCGCGCCCGCCACGACGTGCTGCTGCACTGCGCGGGCGCACTGGCCGGCGGCTTCCCGCAGGTGCCGGTCTTCGCCGCCTTCCGCGACCAGGTGCACCACCTGGTGGAGCTGGCGGCGGACGACACCGCCTCGCGCCGCTTCGGCCGGCTGACCACGGCGCTGGCGCTGGTGGAACTCAACGAGGGGCGCGGGGTGTTCGGGCCCGGCCCGGCGTCGCCGGGCGCACTGCCGGGTCGGGTCAACCGGCTGCTGGACCCGGCGCCCCGGCTGACGGTGGGGCGCAGGCTGCGGGTCACGGCGCTGGCGCTGCTGGCGCCCGCGGTACCGCTGCTGATCGCCTTCGGCCCCGGCCTGCACGCGCTGACCTGA
- a CDS encoding DUF5134 domain-containing protein, producing MHGTPLVAWLLVGLGLAVTGSCLLRREAGAEAATSAGMAVMAVPLTVFDPGPWGAAVLAPVFALAGLHSLVTRAAHRLHHAVCSAAMVYMAVAMAAGHTGHAAHLGAGVPLLTGALLVYFAWYVLRTGMALVPGPAGPTAPSGPSAAVRLRYAPEVALACRVSMALGMLAMLLAL from the coding sequence ATGCACGGGACACCGCTGGTCGCGTGGCTGCTCGTCGGGCTCGGCCTCGCGGTCACCGGATCGTGCCTGCTGCGCCGGGAGGCCGGGGCGGAGGCGGCGACCAGTGCCGGCATGGCCGTGATGGCGGTGCCGCTGACCGTCTTCGACCCCGGCCCCTGGGGCGCCGCGGTGCTGGCCCCGGTCTTCGCGCTCGCCGGGCTGCACTCGCTGGTCACCCGGGCCGCCCACCGGCTGCACCACGCGGTGTGCTCGGCGGCGATGGTCTACATGGCGGTGGCGATGGCGGCGGGGCACACCGGCCACGCCGCCCACCTGGGCGCGGGGGTCCCACTGCTCACGGGCGCGCTGCTGGTGTACTTCGCCTGGTACGTCCTGCGGACCGGTATGGCCCTGGTACCCGGCCCGGCCGGCCCGACGGCGCCGTCCGGGCCATCGGCCGCCGTGCGGCTGCGGTACGCGCCCGAGGTGGCTCTGGCCTGCCGGGTGTCGATGGCGCTGGGGATGCTCGCCATGCTGCTGGCCCTGTGA